From the genome of Clavelina lepadiformis chromosome 2, kaClaLepa1.1, whole genome shotgun sequence:
TGAAGGCTTTTATATGGTATTTTGCTACATAGAAGTTTTTGCTCTTAAAGATGTTCAAAAATAACATGTATTTTGAGTTAATAAACCAATGcttgaaagtaatttttatcttAGCTGCTGCTAGTGATGCAACGGAAAGATTGCATTTAAAAACCGATAAAACGTATTCTTTATCGGATAATTTACAGTTTTATATTGTTAAACACTGATTTAATTATTGGTACGGTAGAGTCCACTTATATTTTAGTAACATATAACTGTTGCCTaaagtgtaaaattttaatattgaaattatttattttataggTGTGCACTTGGAAGGTCCATTCATTAGCACTGAAAAAAGAGGTGCCCACCCTGTTAAGTATATAAAGTCAATGAATGGTGGGTATCAGTCCATAATTGAAACGTATGGAGATATCAAGAATGTATGCATTGTGACACTGGCACCAGAATTGGAACAAAGTGCTgaagttattaaaaaattaacagaGAAAAATATAGCGGTCTCACTAGGTAAACACATaatgggtttatttgaaacttATAATAGTATTCTCTGAATATATCTTAATGCCAAGTTTTCTTTGCCAATGGCAACCTTAGGGTACAATTAAGATGAGGTACAGCAGTTAAATGaagttaaattataattaattgcaCTTTCGCACTATATCATAATTTTGTGGTGAAATGCATTTGTAGGTCATTCTATGGCAAATCTCATGGAGGCTGAAAAAGCTGTTAACCAAGGAGCAAAATTAATAACGCACCTGTTTAATGCTATGCTTCCATTTCATCATAGGTAAGGTAGAAAGgtcaacaaaaaatcattttgacTGCTGTATCTAAGTTTCCATTCACTTCCCATATCATAGAGATCCCGGACTGGTTGGCCTGTTAACTAGTCACAACATTTCAGGCAAGCAGATTTACTATGGATTAATAGCCGATGGCATTCATACCGATCCTGCAGCCATAAGGATAGCATACAAAGCGAATCCAAAAGGTTTctagttcaaattttgcttgaaATCAATAACATCGTACTTATGCTTATTTTTCGTTTATCTAATACAAATAATGTGAGATCAGTAATATGTGGTATTATGCTTAGTCTGACCATTACATTACAAAGGATTGATTCTTATCACTGATGCAATTGCTGCAATGGGACTTAAACCCGGTACTTATCAACTTGGGCAACAGTGtgtaacaattaaaaattctGGAGCTTACTTAGCAGGCAGCAATGTTCTTGCTGGCAGGTAGGTTGGCAATATAgtaaaagtgaaaattatttGGATACACATGTATTTTCTATTTCATAGTATTGCTAACATGGCGCAGTGTGTGAGATTCTTCCAATATGCTTCCGGTGCCTCTTTGGAAGATGTACTAGAGATGGCAACCTTACATCCTGCATTACTTCTTGGTGTAGAGAAGAACAAGGGTACATTAGACTACGGATCAGATGCagattttattcttttaaatGATGAACTATACGTTCAAGCTACGTATATAGCTGGGAAAAAAGTTTATGAAGCCCCAAATCTTACAACagagaaatttttattacCAGCAGCTGTttctgataattaattaataaacttTCTAATTATGCCTGcatatgtaggctattttTCAAAGACAAATCGTGATAATTTACGAATAAAGTACACTGAATTTCAAAAGAGCATGATTGAAAACAATTCCGGTCTTATCAACTGTAATCGTCATTCTTTCTTGACATTGGAGTTTACATTGTTGAGAAATATATTGCCTCAAATCATTCTACGGGTCATTGTAGTCTGACAATGCAAACAAGTATATGGTTACAATACCTATTATGATTAATTATGAACCACATACAGAGACGCTGGAAGaacattttagtcatgcaaACGTCCTATATATGGACTGTGGAAGGGAAATAGCCATCTAATTTCAAACAGGAAGTTAACAGATGACTGGAGATGGTCGCAGAAATGGAAATTTTTGTCTACCACCTAGTTAAATACGCAATTAGGAGATAGTGGTTTGGTGGTGGCAATGTTGattgttttaggttggccAAAGgctttagtctttcttttagaactccttgATTATTTTATCCTTGACTCCGTTGCATATGCTATCTCTGgttgtttctttaagtcagcacaacattcataaagtctaaattgttatatttttcaaaatatagtcgtagtcacatcagaaacaatttaATATGCATTTTCAAATCCGAGTAGAGCCATCACTTGAATTGAATGATGAATAAGCGAAAGGGTGAAAGGAGAGCGGTTTAAACCAAGCCCATAAGTTTTATGTCGCTATGTGAGCCAATCAGCGAAAGCGATGTCACTTGCATCATGCTACGTATAGATCGTATTTTTACAATAATACAACTAAAATGTGACGCTACTTAAAAACACTCCTATGTTGTGTCAAATATGTCGGTTTCAGAATTCAATATTTGAATATCATCATTAACCAACGATAAACAGCTttataaatattacatttcatCTAACTGAagaacacacaatcgcttattaaaatgccaattatataaCTCATTACAATCCCCATAGTGGTCACTTGGTACACTTTGGAATTTGGACAAGTCATTAGCTACTTCCTCCTGGTCAGTGGTGCTGATGAACGGTTACAAATTTTAGCGTGAAATTAGTCACCATGACTAGCCTATCTTGCTGCgagttaaacaaaactttaatgttgaaaatacacgattaattttgaaagaaaCTGTTTAGGTTGTTTAAAAATTGGTGCCTATTAGTAGTGGTACCTGTTTCACATGAACACACGTTTTTCACTTTTGCATTAATATTTTCCCGAGCCTactcaaaaaaattatttgatttttgGCCCTTGACGGTGGTGAGCGAATGTGGCTAACCTTTTGTTATAGTAAAACATAGTAAGAAATACTGTCACAAAcgaaaaaagtggaaaaacCCCGAAGGTTAAAACAAGCAAGGTATTGAAGAATAATAAAAAACTGTTTGACGTTGTAAGATCGCGTTACTGTAATACAATTTAATATTGCAGTAGAACG
Proteins encoded in this window:
- the LOC143444984 gene encoding N-acetylglucosamine-6-phosphate deacetylase-like isoform X1 encodes the protein MSNITQYFNCRILQDHNLVWEDLWVRDGIIEDPRELFFKEKTSPQFRVDCNGLIISPGYLDIQLNGGFEVDFSSNVENVEDGVQKVSRGLLQYGVTSFCPTIVTSPDSVYKQVVPKIKTIEYEDGAGVLGVHLEGPFISTEKRGAHPVKYIKSMNGGYQSIIETYGDIKNVCIVTLAPELEQSAEVIKKLTEKNIAVSLGHSMANLMEAEKAVNQGAKLITHLFNAMLPFHHRDPGLVGLLTSHNISGKQIYYGLIADGIHTDPAAIRIAYKANPKGLILITDAIAAMGLKPGTYQLGQQCVTIKNSGAYLAGSNVLAGSIANMAQCVRFFQYASGASLEDVLEMATLHPALLLGVEKNKGTLDYGSDADFILLNDELYVQATYIAGKKVYEAPNLTTEKFLLPAAVSDN
- the LOC143444984 gene encoding N-acetylglucosamine-6-phosphate deacetylase-like isoform X2, translated to MSNITQYFNCRILQDHNLVWEDLWVRDGIIEDPRELFFKEKTSPQFRVDCNGLIISPGYLDIQLNGVHLEGPFISTEKRGAHPVKYIKSMNGGYQSIIETYGDIKNVCIVTLAPELEQSAEVIKKLTEKNIAVSLGHSMANLMEAEKAVNQGAKLITHLFNAMLPFHHRDPGLVGLLTSHNISGKQIYYGLIADGIHTDPAAIRIAYKANPKGLILITDAIAAMGLKPGTYQLGQQCVTIKNSGAYLAGSNVLAGSIANMAQCVRFFQYASGASLEDVLEMATLHPALLLGVEKNKGTLDYGSDADFILLNDELYVQATYIAGKKVYEAPNLTTEKFLLPAAVSDN